The sequence below is a genomic window from Ovis canadensis isolate MfBH-ARS-UI-01 breed Bighorn chromosome 1, ARS-UI_OviCan_v2, whole genome shotgun sequence.
CTATGACAGGGGGCTGAGAAGGTACAAAAGGGATACAGAGACAGAATCTTAAACAGACTTAAGAGGCAGTAAGAAGAGTCAGGAGAGACACAGACAGTGCCGTgaaggaggaaaagaacaaaagctGGAGCAGATCTGAACGTCTGAATCATCCAGTTGATTTCACAATTCACCTTTTCTCATCTCATCTTCCCCAAAGCTCCTTCCTTTTATTCCCAAATCTCTGGATTTTTAACTTTAACCAAGGAGTGGAGTTAGAATGACGCTGGGACACAGGGACGATCTATAAAATTCCATCTCACCAATTCAGGTCCCCTCCTTATCCTGTACCAGCATATCAGGGCTTGAGTCGTAGCCAAGGGCAGATTAGGGTGAGAATAGACAAGATGGAGGACACGAGGCCACAAAGCCCCACAATCCCAGGGCCACAGCGCCAGAGGCCTAGTTTGTCCAGTGGGATGAAGAGATCACAGGCATTTCTGACTACATCCagcaggagagggggatgaccCCGAAGGACCCGAGCCAGCAGCAGGACCCGGAGCCGAAGCTTCAGAGCCACCTGGGGCAGACCTCCTCCTGGAACCCCTGGACCCCCAGGTCCTCCAGTTTCAATTCCTCCTGGGACTCCTCCAGAACCCTTCAGTCGCCGGCTACAAGCTGAAGACTCTTGTTCCATCAGTAGGCGGATCTCATAAGCATCACGGCTCAAATTCATGATGAGGGAAAACAGATAGTACCTGGGATACACAGGGAAGAAGGGTCAGGACGGGTACATATACCCACCTAGCAAATCCAACAGAACACTTAAACTTTTTTCCCTCATAGTGCAAATAGATTATACGTTAGAATATCAGAAGTAAATATTATTACCATTAGAAATGTCCTTTCACCTTTCTGTAACTaatgtgtttatgtatgtgtacCTTAAGATCCTGGTTTAAAAGTAATGAAGATCATGAAATAGTTCAAGATTAACCTCAAATTTCACTCTTCCACTTGGCAACCCATTAGCACAcatgcattgaacctgaactACAAtaatgcaacttttttttttagaagaacaGCTTCAGTTGTTTCAAAGATTCACACACATAATTTAAATCCAATCCTTTTGttaaaggggaggaaaaaaaagaagccaagcttgccaaatgttttaattataaattccTTAAGAACAGCCTacatcaaaaaattttttaaaatccattctgaAAATAGTGGTCTGTATTCAGTATAACTGTCCTACCTCTAATATAGACCCTGAATCCAATCACATCTATCTATTATACTTAGACCATAGTCTAAGCCAGGGGTCCCCAATCCCTGGAACCAGGCAgtacagcaggaggtgagtggcaggtAAGCCagcgaagcttcatctgtatttacagccccTCTCTATTGCTTGCACCCCCTTGTTCTGTGGAAAAATTTTCCATAAAACTGATTCCTGGTGCCAAGAAGATTGGGGACCACTAGTCTAACCAACCATCATCTCTTGCTTGAACTACTACTTTAGTCTTTTAACTGGTTTCCCCATGGTCACTCTTGCCCACCACACCTAACAATCTAATTTCATACAGCAGCTGACATAAATGTAAATCACATTATACCCCTTCTTAAAACTCTCGATGGTTTCCTTCCTATCACATTTAGAATACAATACTACAGAACTCAACAAGTGACTCTGCCTCTCTAACTCTATCTTGTACCATTCTTTCCCTCAACCACTAGGCTCCAACCACActggtttctttttatattttgatccCATTCAGCTGATTCCTGCTTTAGGACCTTTACATTACCTAGTCCCTCGATCTGGAATATTCTCCCTCCAAAACCTTCACATGGCTGGCTCTTCCTTGCACTTCATGTCTGAGCTTAAATGTCACCCCTTCAGGAAGGGCTTCTCTGACCGCCCATTCTAAAGTAGCAAGCCATTTACCATCTTATCACTTGACCCTACTTTAATTTCCTGCACAGCATTTACCACTCTCTGACGTTTTTCTTATTTACTGTGTCTTTGTCCCTTCCCATTACAATGTAAGCTCCATAGGAGCAAGGCTCTTGTTTGTCTTTACCATTGCATCTTTGTGTCTAGACTTacgcctagcacatagtaagagctgaagaaatatttatggaatgaaaGAGTAGACACGGCATAGAAACTCTTCTAGAGAGTTGCTTTTTCACACCATTCTATCCATGCCTCTGCCCCCATCCTTCATATACCATAAGCCTTGTTATAATTGTAAATCACTGAGAAAGATGAAAAGCAGGACATAAGCAGAGATGGAAAGAAGCAATATAATGTAAAATAACAAAGCAAATCATAgggaagcaaaaaacaaatataGGTGATATATAGACAGAAAATTTTATTCTCAAATCATATTCCTTTCCACCTTCACTACCAGCCTGCTCTTTAATCCAAGCCAACATCATTTCATGGTCACATTAAAGAATCTTCTCCTCTTTAGTTCTACTGCAATCCATTTTCCACAGTACAGAAAGACAGATCTTCTAAATGCAGTTTGAATCATGTCACATCCCTGCTCAGAACCACTGGACTTAggataaaatttaaacaaaactaaatgaaaaaaatcctACCATCACCTAGACGACCTTGCATGAATGATCTGGCCCTGGTCTACCTCTCCAGTTTGAACTTATGCCCTTCCTCAATACTGTCAACCACACTGGCTTTCTTTCCACCGCTCTAATTCTAAGAAGTCTTTCTTGCCTCAAAGCCTTAGAATAAGTCATTTGCTGTTTCTTCTTTATACTGCTTGCTTTGTATAACTTCTACTCAGACTTCAGGTCTGAAATAAAAGTTCATTTTCTCAAAGGGTTCTCTTTTCCCTGACCTTTATATCTATATTAGCACCCCCGTTATAAAGCTCTAATATCCTacgtatgtgctaagtcgcttcagttgtgtccgactctgaccctatggactgtatctcgccaggctcctctgtctatggaatcctccaggcaagaatactggagtgggttgccatgccctcctccaggggctaaCATCCTATACTTTCCCACAAATATTTGGTTTGgtgattatttgttttaatatcaGACTCCCCTACTAAACTAGAAGCTTCATGAGAGCAGGAACCATATCTACTTAGCTCTTTGCTTTATTCCCTGGCTCACAGTAAGCAGCTACTAAGTATTtttagaatgaatgaatgtgtagACAATGAGGGGCATAAATCTGTGGTATAGACAGAAGAAGAATTAAAGCAATATAATTAATATCTAGTCTTGTCCAATCTTAGTCATTCGCCATGAAAGAGCATCCCTCTTCCATCTGCCCCCATTCATTATTCTCTGATGGTATAAGATCTAAATGAAGATCTGAAGCCAAGTGATTCAGACGTGTATATTCTGGGAAGACCTTAAAAGATTGTTCTCTCATGAAAGGCAAGGTAGGCAGTATGAAGAATAGATAGACCTTGTAGGATAAAAGAATATCAAACCTGAAAGAACGCTGGGCCCACTTCTCCTGATCCACACGGGGAGCGAGTCCAGACTTCCCAGCCCACAGGACATTGTCACAGGCGAAGTACAAGGCTCTATTGAGATGACTAACAGTGATGCAGAATCTCAGGACAACATCTGATAGGTGCACAGCTCGTTTGGCTGACTCAAGGGCATCTGCTGAGTTACCAAGGCGTAGAACTTGTGGAGATTAGCAACGGAAAGCAAGGATTTGAAAGTAGAAAGGCAGACACAGAACAAGAtacagagaaagagggaaagcaAGAGAATGAAAGTCAGGCAAGTGAtagaaacaataataaacaactttttaaaaaacagcagaaAGTTTAATCTTTTTTAgttcaaattttttattaatttgtgtCCCAGTTTAGCTTTCTCAAATCTGCCTCATTCTCTCCAATCCCTCACTGACCTTATCCCTGCTGTCTTATCTCAGCTGGGAGGCCTGCACAGGATAAGTACAGAGGCAAACCACGATGCATTGGCACTGGTCAAAAATAGGAAGGAGGGACTAAGGAATAATGGCTGGGGATGGAAGAAGTATTGGACTAATAAAAGGAAAGGCCTAGTTACTTACGCTTTCTTCCTAGGCTCAGATGACCTTCCAGTTGTCGAATCTGTTTCTGTAACTCAGGACTGGCCCCATGTTTCTGCAGTGCATGGCCAAGAAGAGAGCAAGCATATTGGGCAgccctggaggagagagaggtaaGGTAGAGACCTCCTTTATCTCCCCCTCAAAAATGTCCTCCAAAAGGCAACCATGGATCACCCCCTTCCCAGTTTGAGACCGttccctttcctcctcttcaGGCCTATATCTTAGTTTCTCCCCCAGGCCAAGGGAAGAGAAAGGTATTGAGGATACAACAGAGCCTAGTAGGGGCTGGGGAACACTACTTCGAATTGAGGAAATGAGATTTAACAATGATGCAGcctgaagaggagagtgaagaaggcaGGAGGACCATCGCAAGACCACAAGCACCTCAGTGTGAGTGTGCAATGTCCTGTGAAGGGCCGAGAGATGGCTGAAGAACAGGTTAGTCTTCAAAATAGGTGAACTAAGAGATCTTCAAGGCCCTTGAGATGAATGAAGACTAGAAGGCAGGGCGGAGGTGGAGGGCGGAGGGTAAAGGGGATAACAGGAACTCAGGAGTGCCTCCTTAGCTCTGAGGACACAGTCCAGATCTCTATCTGTCACGGGGAGAACGCTCCTCGTCCCACCGTCGCCCAGGGAGGAAAGTACTGGTCTTTTGTGAACACACAACCCTGAGCCGCCTGCCCGCTGGCCCActcgtgcctcagtttccccatctttctcACGAGCAGGAACGAATCAAGGCCTCGCGGCCGGCTCAAATCAGCCCCTCGCGGTCCGTCCGGGCCCCCGTAGCCCGAGTTGACCCTTTTTGACCCCCGTAGTGTGAACTGACCTCGCCTCACGAGGCTCTTCCTCTGCCCGCCCGCCCGTCCCCCTTTCCTATTCGGGCCGCACCTACACAGTCGCTCCCGGGCCTGGCTCTGGGCGCTGAAGCGGACCCAGGCGTCCATGACAGCGGCGGCACCCGTTCTGCAGCTCCGCTCCCGCCTCGCTTCCCGCCCCTAGTCACGCCTCCCGAACGACCCAACGGTGCCGCACGAGGGACAAACATCATCAGAAACTAAAGCGAGTGGAACCGGCCCCTGAAACGGAATTTCAGAACGAGAAGCACTTGTCTCTGGGCCTACATCTGTATGGTTTGTGTGTTTGGCAGGGGGGATTGGGGGAGGTGGAggggtgtgtgtctctgtgcgtgGTCTCCGTCGTCTCGTTCTCTAATCACAAGATCTCTATTTCATGAGCAAGCCTCCAGAGGCACagtcttctttaaatattctggACCAAGGGCGAGGCTTGCAGGAGTCGGGGCGGAGCGAGAAGGCGCCGCAGTGCTCTCTCCAGGACCACTAGGATGGGGTTGCCCCTGACCCAGGGGTGCTTACAGCGGAACActcgcaacacacacacacacactcactctcacGCTTCTATCGAATTCAGGGCTCCAGGGGGCTAAAGGAGTCTGCGGAAGTAGAAGCCAGCACCAGATTCCTAGTCCCTACAAGCCCCTGACAGTTGGACAGGTGACCTCCAGATTACAGACGGAGTCTCCAGAGATAGAGGCTTTAGTGGACGAAATTCGCAAAATAACCATCTCAGATCctaaggaggaagaagaaactgGACGCAGCTCACCTCTTCAGACCCACACTTCATCGCCCCGCCCCTTTTCTTTCCAGGTCACAATGTCTGCAGGCAACGTCACCCCTTGGGGGTCATCAGCGGCGGGGGAGGAGGTCTGGGTAGGATCAGGAGTAGAGGTGGAGGGCGCAGAGCTGCCCACCTTCTCAGTTGCCGCCAAGGTGCGAGTGGGAGTGACTGTCCTGCTGTTTGTTTCTTCGGCTGGAGGGAACCTGGCCGTGGTGTGGTCAGGGACACGGCCGCAACCCAGCCAGCTCCGTCCCTCTCCGGTACGACGACTGTTCGCCCATTTAGCAGTTGCCGACTTACTGGTCACTTTTGTGGTTATGCCCCTAGTTGCGACCTGGAATATCACTGTTCAATGGCTGGCCGGGGACTTTGCATGTCGTACACTCACGTTCCTGAAACTAGTAGCCATGTAGGCCGCAGCTTTCCTGCCTGTAATTATTGGGCTCGACCACCAAGCAGCCGTACTCCACCCGTTTGGACTGCGCTCAGCTGGTAGGAAACTTCTTGGGGTAGCCTGGGGACTCAGCTTCCTGCTCACCTTGCCCCAGGTGAGTGACTTGGGACTCAGGGTTAGActggacaagaatttgagtacATAACATGAGCCTTCGGATTCAAGGGGTGTGCTTGGCCATAGTCAACATTAATCCTCAGGGTGGGAGCCTCTGCTCTTTTGCAAGTTAAGATCATTGCAtgttaatttgtatttctattgAGTCTGTTTTTACTACACTTGGCTTTCACCTCTTTGCATCATCGTAGTCCCAACCTTCTTCAGATTATTGCAGGAAAGCTTCAGAGCATGGAGTTTCCTCCAAGggaagacattaagaagacagtgacaagaaaactaaaaaaaaaaaaaaaaaagagtgaaatccGGGACTTTGGGTAAAACTTTGTGATACCTTcattcatcaattaaaaaaaaaataatgcagttCCCCCAAGTGCATTAAATGCTCTATTAAGGATAGAACAACAAAGTCCTGCCTTCAAGAAATTTATAGAGGAGTGCAGAGTCAAATAAGTAGGCAATTACAATATAATGTCCAGTTAAGTGTTATGCTAAAACTAAGCATAAGGAGCTAAGGAACAATGAGGGGTGTCTGACCCACTTTTGGTCATTCAGGGAAAGCTTCCTGACTTCCCAGAGGtatcaaaatttcattcttgAAAGATAGGTGTTAGGACAAAGCAGGaggaatgctggagaaggtggagGGTAGAAAATCTCAAAAGTAATCACAGTTAAAGTTGAGGGCTAGAAAATGGCAAGTAATGAGCCTGGAGGGGAAGGAAGAACCAACTTCACAAATATTAAGCTTGTACTTTATCCTAAGGGCAGTGGGGAAACACTAAAGTAAAAGGCAGAGGGTAACATAATCAGATTTGTATTTTTTACTCTAGCTTTATTGTggcaaaactgaaacaaaaaggtGCATCTGAACTTGAGTACCAATTAATCAAATCTCAGTATTGAAAACAAACTATaaatctagaagaaaaaaaaagctaaatatgGAGCAATTCCTTCAAAACAAAACCACTAACACCATCTGGGGAAAGGGTGTAAAGCAGCATCTCTGAGCCTATGGTTGGGATTATGTCAGGGAGAGGGGTTAACATTTCAGTCTCTGGAATAATGCATTGTAGTCACATttaagattggattcttaaatcCTCAAATATTAGAAATGTAACTACCAAAATTAGTCTGACTGCAGTTCTAAGACAAAAAATACTGCTTCCAACAGTATGTTGTAAACAGGACCCCTTTGCCTGTTGCCTCAGTGCAAAAGAAATTAATTAGGTttatatgaaattaattttagaagtGGACTGGGAATTAGAATTAggactgtttttgttgtttgtattaATTTGCTCTGTTTTTTCTGAGTCTAGGCTCTACCACTAACTAACTGGATAACTTTGGCTAAATCACTTGAAATGCATAGACTACAAGATTATGGAATAGATGAATTTCATCCTTCCTTGGAGCCTGACAGTCCAACAATGCAATTTCTATTTGCTTCAATTGCAAACTGATGGTAACATGATTCAGGTGCAAAAGGTGTTATTTTGGGTTCCAAATTAtcaacctctttaaaaaaaaattatcaacctCTTGTATAAATTCTGCAGTGCCCATATGTTGCAtttaaaatgtcaattaaaaATTGTTAGCATGGTCAAGGGAATATTGGTGTAGGTAGAAATTATTTTCATAGACTCATTTCCAAGTATCAGAAGTAAAGGTTTCTATAGTAggtagtaaaatataaaatgcatataaaatagtCAAGAGGCTGGACTAAAATATAAGTCCC
It includes:
- the PEX11B gene encoding peroxisomal membrane protein 11B — encoded protein: MDAWVRFSAQSQARERLCRAAQYACSLLGHALQKHGASPELQKQIRQLEGHLSLGRKLLRLGNSADALESAKRAVHLSDVVLRFCITVSHLNRALYFACDNVLWAGKSGLAPRVDQEKWAQRSFRYYLFSLIMNLSRDAYEIRLLMEQESSACSRRLKGSGGVPGGIETGGPGGPGVPGGGLPQVALKLRLRVLLLARVLRGHPPLLLDVVRNACDLFIPLDKLGLWRCGPGIVGLCGLVSSILSILTLICPWLRLKP